The following are encoded together in the Clostridia bacterium genome:
- a CDS encoding SDR family oxidoreductase codes for MVKIDMTGKNVLITGAGGGIGGGIADVFAEAGAKVYVADWKMENAEKKAAEINEKGGKAVPVMLDVTKKDDIYALIDRIVKEDGNIDNLVTCAGACYNIPYMKTTDEQFRTLLEINLLSVNNTCQAALNYMVPRKQGKIVNIQSASSREGSPICSHYSSSKFGVMGLTQSIALAVAKDNINVNGLCPGIVVTSLGAQQGSNLVDVIMKSSGQSREAILQSLIDRNIPMGRFQTAEDVGYAALFLCSDYAQNITGQSLNIDGGMRLN; via the coding sequence ATGGTGAAAATAGATATGACCGGTAAAAACGTACTCATTACGGGCGCGGGCGGCGGCATAGGCGGCGGCATCGCCGACGTATTTGCCGAAGCCGGTGCGAAGGTGTACGTTGCCGACTGGAAAATGGAAAACGCCGAAAAGAAGGCCGCAGAGATAAACGAAAAGGGCGGCAAAGCCGTTCCCGTAATGCTCGACGTTACGAAAAAAGACGATATCTACGCCCTTATCGACAGGATAGTCAAAGAAGACGGCAATATAGACAATCTCGTTACATGCGCGGGCGCATGCTACAACATCCCCTATATGAAGACCACCGACGAACAGTTCAGAACGTTGCTTGAGATAAACCTTCTTTCGGTAAACAACACGTGCCAGGCGGCTCTTAACTATATGGTTCCGAGAAAGCAGGGCAAGATAGTAAACATTCAGTCGGCGTCCTCACGCGAGGGCTCGCCCATATGCTCACACTATTCGTCGTCGAAATTCGGCGTAATGGGCCTTACTCAGTCCATCGCGCTCGCCGTTGCAAAAGACAACATCAACGTAAACGGTCTCTGCCCCGGCATCGTAGTAACGTCGCTCGGCGCACAGCAGGGCTCCAACCTCGTTGACGTTATAATGAAGAGCAGCGGTCAGTCGAGAGAGGCTATACTTCAGTCGCTTATTGACAGGAACATCCCCATGGGACGCTTCCAGACGGCCGAAGACGTGGGCTACGCGGCGCTCTTCTTATGCTCCGATTACGCGCAGAACATCACGGGACAGTCTTTGAATATTGACGGCGGCATGAGGCTCAACTAA
- a CDS encoding radical SAM protein, with the protein MKVPNIIKEMGFSVAYSYLDKNPEENLPKLLDMMEKIAGNDFGPQIQAFRDAATNQDGNWFKLIKSVWTDIDDNVRHTLFNNFFLNASLIGWDKQEKFRKKYGCNVPWAILMDPTSACNLKCIGCWAAEYGNKLNMSFEQLDDIVRQGKEMGTYMYIFSGGEPLVRKKDIIRLCEKHDDCEFLAFTNATLIDEAFADEMLRVTNFIPAISVEGFKEATDSRRGAGTVDAVMRAMKILKEKKLPFGVSCCYTSQNYEVIGSEEYFDAMIEWGAKFAWFFTYMPVGKDAVPELMATPEQRKFMYDQVRKFRDTKAIFTMDFWNDGEFVDGCIAGGRNYLHINANGDIEPCAFVHYSDSNIKDKTLLEAYMSPLFMAYKAGQPFNENHLRPCPVLDNPHCISHMVHVSGAHSTDLMAPEDVDVLAGKCQKRSEEWGEVADEIWRCNNCPNFGLEDKEKTEAK; encoded by the coding sequence ATGAAGGTACCGAATATTATAAAGGAAATGGGCTTCAGCGTTGCCTACAGCTATCTTGACAAAAATCCCGAAGAAAATTTACCCAAGCTTCTCGATATGATGGAGAAGATCGCAGGAAACGATTTCGGCCCTCAGATCCAGGCTTTCAGAGACGCCGCAACCAATCAGGACGGCAACTGGTTCAAGCTCATAAAGAGCGTATGGACAGATATAGACGACAACGTGCGTCACACGCTGTTCAATAATTTCTTCCTTAATGCAAGCCTTATAGGATGGGACAAGCAGGAGAAGTTCAGAAAGAAGTACGGCTGCAACGTTCCGTGGGCGATACTCATGGATCCCACCTCGGCGTGCAACTTAAAGTGCATAGGCTGCTGGGCTGCCGAATACGGAAACAAGCTCAATATGTCCTTCGAGCAGCTTGACGACATCGTGCGCCAGGGCAAGGAGATGGGCACTTATATGTACATCTTCTCCGGCGGCGAGCCGCTCGTAAGAAAGAAGGATATTATCCGCCTCTGCGAGAAGCACGACGACTGCGAATTTTTGGCGTTCACCAACGCAACGCTTATTGACGAAGCTTTTGCAGACGAGATGCTGCGCGTTACGAATTTCATTCCGGCGATAAGCGTTGAGGGCTTTAAGGAAGCTACCGACTCCCGCCGCGGCGCAGGCACGGTCGACGCCGTTATGAGAGCGATGAAGATACTCAAGGAAAAGAAGCTGCCCTTCGGCGTATCGTGCTGCTATACGAGCCAGAATTATGAGGTGATAGGCTCCGAGGAATACTTTGATGCGATGATCGAGTGGGGCGCAAAGTTCGCTTGGTTCTTTACTTATATGCCGGTAGGCAAGGACGCGGTGCCGGAGCTTATGGCAACGCCCGAGCAGCGCAAGTTCATGTACGATCAGGTACGCAAGTTCAGAGATACTAAGGCGATATTCACTATGGACTTCTGGAACGACGGAGAATTCGTTGACGGCTGCATAGCGGGCGGACGCAATTACCTCCACATAAACGCGAACGGAGACATCGAGCCCTGTGCGTTCGTTCATTACTCCGACTCCAATATAAAGGACAAGACGCTTCTTGAAGCGTATATGTCGCCGCTCTTCATGGCGTACAAGGCGGGACAGCCGTTCAACGAAAACCACCTTCGTCCCTGCCCGGTGCTCGACAATCCGCACTGCATCTCTCATATGGTGCACGTGTCGGGCGCACATTCGACCGATCTTATGGCTCCCGAGGACGTAGACGTTCTTGCAGGCAAGTGCCAGAAGCGCTCCGAGGAGTGGGGCGAGGTCGCAGACGAGATATGGAGATGCAACAACTGCCCGAACTTTGGCCTTGAGGATAAAGAAAAGACGGAAGCAAAATAA
- a CDS encoding SDR family oxidoreductase — MVNFDFTGKNVLITGAGGGIGGGIADVFAKAGAKVYVADWLEENAKKKADEINAAGGKAVAVKLDVTDLNAIEDTMKMIVDADGGIDNLVTCAGVMYNKPYMMTKPEEMKLTLDVNLVSVDNLCHAALKYMLPKKAGKIVNIQSASSRLGNPNSAHYAASKFGVMGLTQSIALAVAKENINVNGICPGLVVTGLGDQQNSSTITMYMKARNCTREEALEALKTFSPMGRFQTGEDMGNAALFLCSDYAKNITGQSLNVDCGMRLN; from the coding sequence ATGGTAAACTTTGATTTTACAGGTAAAAACGTTCTTATAACCGGCGCAGGCGGCGGTATAGGCGGCGGCATCGCCGACGTATTTGCAAAGGCAGGCGCGAAAGTATACGTTGCCGACTGGCTTGAAGAAAACGCAAAGAAAAAAGCCGATGAAATAAACGCCGCAGGCGGCAAGGCCGTTGCGGTAAAGCTCGACGTGACCGACCTTAACGCCATTGAGGATACGATGAAGATGATAGTTGACGCCGACGGCGGCATCGACAATCTCGTTACCTGCGCGGGCGTTATGTATAATAAGCCCTATATGATGACGAAGCCCGAGGAAATGAAGCTTACGCTCGATGTAAACCTCGTTTCGGTAGATAATCTCTGCCATGCGGCTTTAAAATATATGCTTCCCAAGAAGGCCGGCAAGATAGTAAACATTCAGTCGGCGTCTTCGCGTTTAGGCAATCCGAACAGCGCGCATTACGCGGCTTCCAAATTCGGCGTAATGGGTCTTACCCAGTCGATAGCGCTTGCCGTTGCAAAAGAAAATATAAACGTAAACGGCATCTGCCCCGGCCTCGTAGTTACGGGTCTCGGCGACCAGCAGAACAGCTCTACGATAACCATGTATATGAAGGCAAGAAACTGCACGAGAGAAGAAGCTCTCGAAGCGTTAAAGACCTTCTCGCCTATGGGTCGCTTCCAGACCGGCGAGGACATGGGCAACGCCGCTTTATTCCTCTGCTCCGATTACGCTAAGAACATCACCGGCCAGTCTTTGAACGTTGACTGCGGCATGAGACTTAACTAA
- a CDS encoding TetR/AcrR family transcriptional regulator — MKPIEQNKQDLRVIKTHEAIRRAFEEMMIEMEYSEITVKELAARARINRKTFYLHYEHMDDLLAELQDEIVSDFISQDVSYHSLADIKRITRYYFEYVTNMSPLHERMLCTGPSGHIGDMVNAKIMEYQAKKYKGAFSNDPYEDNLVFAYFAANSTILYRQWVADGKKMPVEDLIRAATKIICGGMSAYVKA; from the coding sequence ATGAAGCCGATCGAACAAAACAAGCAGGACCTTCGTGTGATAAAGACGCATGAAGCCATACGCCGGGCATTTGAGGAAATGATGATCGAAATGGAGTATTCCGAGATAACCGTGAAGGAATTGGCGGCGCGCGCCAGGATCAACCGCAAAACATTTTATTTGCACTATGAACATATGGACGATCTGCTGGCCGAGCTTCAGGATGAGATAGTTTCCGATTTTATCAGTCAGGACGTATCATATCACAGCCTTGCGGACATCAAGCGCATCACGCGGTATTACTTTGAGTATGTTACAAATATGTCGCCGCTGCATGAGCGGATGCTCTGCACAGGCCCCTCCGGCCACATAGGAGATATGGTGAATGCAAAGATAATGGAATATCAGGCAAAAAAATATAAAGGGGCGTTCAGTAACGATCCCTATGAGGATAACCTTGTCTTCGCTTATTTTGCCGCAAACTCTACTATCCTCTATCGCCAATGGGTGGCTGACGGGAAAAAGATGCCGGTGGAGGATTTGATCCGCGCTGCAACGAAAATAATCTGCGGTGGAATGAGCGCGTATGTAAAAGCGTGA
- a CDS encoding patatin family protein encodes MIGIVDAGGGLRGIYGSAVFDFCLDHNINFDYLIGVSAGSANVASFLGRQKGRNRTFYMEYSMRKEYMSPGNFIKHGSYLDLDYIYGTLSNSDGEYPLNFDMFSKAVAKVKIVAANALTGETKYFEKEDFKRDDYSVCKASSAIPMVCKPYVIDGVPYYDGGISDPVPIEKALRDGCKKVIVILTRPLDFKRIQKKDIWPARIVRRKFPKAAELILQRYKTYNDSVAKAIQYMKEGRALVLAPDDLCGVETLTKDKDKLQMLYEKGYNDARRILDFLKE; translated from the coding sequence ATGATAGGCATCGTGGACGCAGGCGGAGGACTCAGAGGCATATACGGTTCGGCGGTTTTCGATTTTTGTCTTGACCATAATATCAATTTTGATTATCTTATAGGCGTTTCGGCGGGCAGCGCGAACGTAGCTTCGTTTTTGGGTCGTCAGAAGGGAAGAAACAGAACGTTCTATATGGAGTATTCCATGCGAAAGGAATACATGAGCCCCGGAAATTTCATAAAGCACGGCTCTTATCTCGATCTTGATTATATTTACGGCACTCTGTCAAATTCCGACGGAGAGTATCCGCTCAATTTCGATATGTTTTCCAAGGCTGTTGCAAAGGTCAAGATAGTTGCGGCCAATGCGCTCACGGGCGAGACGAAATATTTTGAAAAAGAGGACTTTAAGCGAGACGATTACAGCGTATGCAAGGCGTCATCGGCCATACCTATGGTGTGCAAGCCGTACGTTATAGACGGCGTGCCGTATTACGACGGAGGCATATCCGATCCCGTGCCGATAGAAAAGGCGCTGCGCGACGGATGCAAAAAGGTAATAGTTATACTTACGCGTCCGCTTGATTTCAAACGAATACAAAAGAAGGACATTTGGCCTGCGCGCATCGTAAGAAGAAAATTTCCAAAGGCTGCCGAGCTGATACTGCAACGCTATAAAACGTATAACGACAGCGTGGCGAAGGCAATACAGTATATGAAGGAAGGGCGCGCGCTCGTTTTGGCTCCGGATGACCTTTGCGGCGTCGAGACGCTTACGAAGGATAAGGACAAGCTTCAGATGCTCTACGAGAAGGGGTATAACGACGCGCGGCGTATATTGGACTTTTTAAAGGAATAA
- a CDS encoding SDR family oxidoreductase yields MINFDFTGKNVLITGAGGGIGGGIADIFAKAGAKVYVADWKMENAEKKAAEINENGGKAVPVMLDVTKKDDIYALIDRIVKEDGNIDNLVTCAGACYNVPYMKTTDEQFRTLLEINLLSVNNTCQAALNYMVPRKQGKIVNIQSASSREGSAICSHYSSSKFGVMGLTQSIALAVAKEGINVNGICPGLIVTGLGNQQGSNLWDVISKSTGQPREAVLKSLVEKNVPMGRYQTPEDVGYAALFLCSDYAQNITGQSLNVDGGMRLN; encoded by the coding sequence ATGATAAACTTTGATTTTACAGGTAAAAACGTTCTTATAACCGGCGCTGGCGGCGGCATAGGCGGCGGCATCGCCGACATATTTGCAAAGGCAGGCGCGAAGGTGTACGTTGCCGACTGGAAAATGGAAAATGCCGAAAAGAAGGCCGCCGAAATAAACGAAAATGGCGGCAAAGCCGTTCCCGTAATGCTCGACGTTACGAAAAAAGACGATATCTACGCCCTTATCGACAGGATAGTCAAAGAGGACGGCAATATAGACAATCTCGTTACGTGCGCCGGCGCATGCTACAACGTGCCCTACATGAAGACTACCGACGAGCAGTTCAGAACGCTGCTCGAGATAAATCTTCTTTCGGTGAACAACACGTGCCAGGCGGCTCTTAATTATATGGTTCCGAGAAAACAGGGCAAGATAGTAAACATTCAGTCGGCGTCCTCGCGCGAGGGCTCGGCTATATGCTCGCATTATTCGTCATCGAAATTCGGCGTTATGGGCCTTACTCAGTCCATTGCACTTGCCGTTGCGAAAGAGGGCATAAACGTAAACGGCATCTGCCCCGGCCTCATTGTTACGGGGCTCGGCAATCAGCAGGGCTCGAACCTCTGGGACGTTATTTCAAAGAGCACGGGACAGCCGAGAGAAGCCGTGCTTAAATCTCTCGTTGAGAAGAACGTGCCAATGGGACGTTACCAGACGCCCGAGGACGTGGGATATGCGGCGCTCTTCTTATGCTCCGATTACGCGCAAAACATCACGGGACAGTCTTTGAACGTTGACGGCGGCATGAGACTCAACTAA
- a CDS encoding S-layer homology domain-containing protein: MKKRGILAILIAAVMIAAIAAPCIAASKTGYDDVPDDAWYAEAAAHLKSKDIMNGTGDNKFSPDDVFTRAQLATVLYRIAGEPAVTGEDSFTDTQDGLWYSDAVLWAEQNNIVNGIGGGLFGTNNATTQEQLATMLWRMAGEPAASAASDSSAYAAQAATWAREKQIAPTSAYYTFTPKADATRAQVAALVSAYLAMSESSSLNTVDLSEAMKTIPESYTTAAAKQGEIVRFDYDTAAGSKYAYVYVPYGYDSSKQYDILYIMHGGGGSAETLFGGADQSNDIKNAIDHLIENGEMAPILIVTPTFYTNAHNDSSVNGSYDAVREFPNELANYLMPSVESAYSTYAPTADAAGFKASREHRAFGGFSMGSVTTWFVFEQLLDDFATFIPISGDSWTVSMQGGQSQAKETAEKLAQAVADQGYTANDFFIYAMTGTDDIAQPMMTAQLDAMRQYTDTFRFTSSDMSAGNITYRVHEGGVHDMPNVKIYLYNALPDIWGGVNTDAAAPAAPASDTEKKALVIYFDYAENVDPGDMDVDAVSSASLDGRLNQNIRTLKVMADEIQSLKNADVFSIQINERYSADYETMVSIAQKDQQNDKQFTFRKTLPDLEQYDTIYFGTPVWWGQLPQPVKVFLEQNSFAGKTVVPFGINLGSGFGRILTQYSELMPDANIAEGITISASTTNESAKAQTAEFFS; the protein is encoded by the coding sequence ATGAAAAAAAGAGGAATATTAGCGATCCTTATAGCTGCCGTCATGATCGCGGCAATCGCTGCACCCTGTATTGCGGCTTCAAAAACGGGCTATGACGACGTCCCCGACGACGCGTGGTACGCAGAGGCTGCCGCCCATCTCAAATCAAAGGACATAATGAACGGTACGGGCGATAACAAGTTTTCGCCGGATGATGTGTTTACGCGCGCGCAGCTTGCCACCGTGCTGTACCGCATTGCGGGAGAACCTGCGGTAACAGGCGAAGACAGCTTTACCGACACTCAAGACGGGCTGTGGTATTCCGACGCGGTTCTTTGGGCTGAGCAAAACAATATTGTAAACGGGATCGGCGGCGGCCTGTTCGGAACGAACAATGCCACCACGCAGGAGCAGCTTGCAACAATGCTTTGGCGCATGGCGGGAGAGCCTGCGGCGTCTGCCGCTTCCGACTCAAGCGCTTATGCCGCGCAGGCGGCAACGTGGGCAAGAGAGAAACAAATTGCTCCTACTTCGGCATATTATACCTTTACTCCGAAGGCCGACGCGACGCGCGCTCAGGTCGCCGCTTTGGTATCAGCTTATCTCGCCATGAGCGAATCGTCATCGCTGAATACCGTTGACCTCTCCGAAGCCATGAAAACGATACCCGAGTCTTACACTACCGCTGCGGCAAAACAGGGCGAGATAGTGCGCTTCGACTATGATACGGCAGCGGGATCAAAATACGCTTACGTCTATGTTCCATACGGTTACGACTCAAGCAAACAATATGACATACTCTATATTATGCACGGAGGCGGAGGCAGCGCAGAAACCTTATTCGGCGGCGCAGATCAAAGCAACGACATCAAAAACGCGATCGACCACCTTATAGAAAACGGTGAAATGGCCCCTATTCTTATCGTAACGCCTACGTTTTATACTAACGCGCATAACGACAGCAGCGTAAACGGCTCTTATGACGCCGTGCGCGAGTTCCCCAACGAGCTTGCAAATTATCTGATGCCATCAGTTGAGAGCGCATATTCCACATACGCTCCGACGGCGGATGCGGCCGGTTTCAAAGCGTCACGTGAACACCGCGCTTTCGGCGGTTTTTCAATGGGATCGGTAACTACCTGGTTCGTATTTGAGCAGCTCCTTGATGATTTCGCCACATTTATCCCCATAAGCGGCGACAGCTGGACCGTATCCATGCAGGGCGGCCAGTCACAGGCAAAGGAAACTGCCGAAAAGCTGGCGCAGGCCGTTGCAGATCAGGGCTATACCGCAAACGACTTCTTCATCTATGCCATGACCGGAACAGACGACATTGCCCAGCCGATGATGACGGCTCAGCTTGACGCGATGAGGCAGTATACCGATACGTTCCGCTTTACCTCTTCCGATATGAGCGCCGGCAACATCACATATCGGGTACACGAGGGCGGAGTCCATGATATGCCCAATGTAAAGATCTATCTCTATAATGCCCTTCCCGATATCTGGGGCGGCGTAAATACCGATGCGGCGGCTCCCGCAGCTCCCGCTTCCGATACAGAGAAAAAAGCCCTTGTGATTTACTTTGACTACGCGGAAAACGTGGACCCCGGCGATATGGATGTTGACGCGGTGTCCTCCGCAAGCCTCGACGGACGATTAAATCAGAATATCCGCACTCTGAAAGTCATGGCCGACGAAATTCAGTCTCTGAAGAATGCGGACGTTTTCTCAATTCAAATAAACGAACGCTACTCTGCCGATTATGAAACTATGGTGAGCATTGCACAAAAAGATCAGCAAAACGATAAGCAGTTTACTTTCCGCAAAACGCTTCCCGATCTTGAGCAATACGACACGATCTATTTCGGTACGCCCGTATGGTGGGGACAGCTTCCTCAGCCTGTGAAAGTATTTTTGGAGCAGAACAGCTTCGCAGGAAAAACGGTAGTTCCTTTCGGCATAAATCTCGGCAGCGGCTTCGGTCGGATCTTAACGCAGTACAGCGAGCTTATGCCTGACGCGAACATTGCGGAAGGTATAACAATAAGCGCCTCAACAACAAATGAATCGGCAAAGGCTCAAACCGCTGAATTTTTCTCATAA
- a CDS encoding SDR family oxidoreductase, whose translation MVSIDLSGKNVLITGAGGGIGGGIANVFAQAGAKVYVADWKIENAEKKAAELKANGFDAVPVMLDVTKKDDITAVVDKIVADDGKIDNLVTCAGACYNIPFMQTTEDQLRTLLEINLISVNNTCQAVLKHMIPRKEGKIVNIQSSASREGHPLTSHYAASKFGVMGLTQSIALSVTGDNINVNGLCPGFIDTQLGAQQGSNLWDVLMKAYGQPKEQMLQTLVAKTVPMGRMQTPEDVGYAALFLCSDMAKNITAQSLNIDGGMKLD comes from the coding sequence ATGGTAAGCATTGATCTGTCAGGCAAAAACGTACTTATCACCGGCGCAGGCGGCGGTATCGGCGGCGGTATCGCAAACGTATTCGCTCAGGCGGGAGCGAAGGTCTACGTTGCGGACTGGAAAATCGAAAACGCCGAAAAGAAGGCCGCAGAATTAAAGGCGAACGGCTTCGACGCCGTACCTGTGATGCTCGACGTTACGAAAAAAGACGACATCACCGCAGTCGTTGACAAAATCGTTGCCGACGACGGCAAGATCGACAACCTCGTTACGTGCGCGGGCGCATGCTACAACATACCCTTTATGCAGACGACCGAGGATCAGCTCCGCACGCTGCTCGAGATAAACCTGATATCCGTAAACAATACATGTCAGGCAGTCTTAAAGCACATGATACCGCGCAAGGAAGGCAAGATTGTTAATATCCAGTCCTCCGCTTCGCGCGAAGGCCATCCGCTGACCTCGCATTACGCAGCGTCGAAATTCGGCGTAATGGGCCTTACGCAGTCGATAGCGCTCTCCGTTACGGGCGACAATATCAACGTAAACGGCCTCTGCCCCGGATTTATAGACACCCAGCTCGGCGCTCAGCAGGGCTCGAACCTCTGGGATGTGCTTATGAAGGCTTACGGCCAGCCTAAGGAGCAGATGCTTCAGACCCTCGTAGCAAAGACGGTTCCCATGGGACGCATGCAGACGCCCGAAGACGTAGGCTACGCAGCGCTGTTCTTATGCTCCGATATGGCGAAGAACATCACCGCTCAATCGCTCAACATCGACGGCGGCATGAAGCTCGACTGA